Proteins found in one Takifugu rubripes chromosome 15, fTakRub1.2, whole genome shotgun sequence genomic segment:
- the cpeb4b gene encoding cytoplasmic polyadenylation element-binding protein 4b isoform X2 produces the protein MGDYGFGVLVQNNTGNKSAFPVRIHPHLQPPHHHQNVSQSPAAFINSTTATGNGTTGGSPWLFSASTTHNSVQDEILGGAEKPKTQQQEMQESQEKQQQLSPGGHQEGGSSGGIISELEKTRSDEVKTDNGVSEGSNGKEKQLRLESPVLTGFDYQETSGLGGTGPVQSSTTSSSLTGFNNWSAAIPTAPSTIINEDVSFFNPASANNGPLLFQNFSHHVSPGFGGNFSPQIGPAAALSQHHPAPPPHPHFQHPHNQQQRRSPASPHPPPPFPHRNPAFSQLPHLSNSLNKPPSPWGPASYQSPSPSPGSSTSWSPSGGYGSGGGGWGGSQGRDYRRGLNGGMTPINSISPLKKTFPNSHVASQKYPRNSPAGFNPKSWIDEGVGRSDNIFPFQERTRSFDSFNLNPLESSLIDIMRAEQDTLKGRLGFPHPAGDNPLPLNGHSSLFPMEDGFPDDERGDQGLIGLGSPHFAHQNGERIERYSRKVFVGGLPPDIDEDEITASFRRFGHLFVDWPHKAESKSYFPPKGYAFLLFQDESSVQALIDACIEEDGKLYLCVSSPTIKDKPVQIRPWNLNDSDFVMDGSQPLDPRKTIFVGGVPRPLRAVELAMIMDRLYGGVCYAGIDTDPELKYPKGAGRVAFSNQQSYIAAISARFVQLQHGEIDKRVEVKPYVLDDQLCDECQGTRCGGKFAPFFCANVTCLQYYCEYCWAAIHSRAGREFHKPLVKEGGDRPRHISFRWN, from the exons ATGGGGGATTACGGGTTTGGAGTCTTAGTTCAAAACAACACTGGCAACAAGTCTGCATTCCCAGTCCGAATCCACCCGCATCTGCAgcccccacaccaccaccaaaaTGTGTCGCAGAGCCCTGCTGCCTTCATAAACAGCACCACAGCCACAGGGAATGGCACCACGGGAGGCTCCCCCTGGCTTTTCTCTGCCTCAACCACACACAACAGCGTGCAAGACGAAatcctggggggggcagagaaacccaaaacacagcaacaggaaatgCAAGAAAGTcaagaaaagcagcagcagttgtcCCCTGGGGGTCACCAGGAGGGTGGAAGTAGCGGTGGGATCATCTCAGAACTGGAAAAAACCCGGTCAGACGAAGTCAAGACGGACAACGGAGTGTCTGAAGGAAGTAATGGAAAGGAGAAGCAACTCCGCCTTGAATCTCCTGTTCTGACAGGTTTTGATTACCAGGAGACGTCTGGTCTAGGGGGCACTGGTCCGGTCCAGTCAAGTACAACCTCCTCATCACTCACTGGCTTCAACAACTGGTCAGCTGCGATTCCAACAGCACCATCAACCATCATCAATGAGGACGTCAGCTTCTTCAACCCGGCATCTGCCAACAATGGGCCCTTGCTGTTCCAGAATTTCTCACATCATGTCAGTCCAGGGTTTGGTGGGAACTTCTCTCCCCAGATTGGCCCAGCTGCTGCATTGTCCCAGCATCACCCAGCTCCCCCACCACACCCCCACTTCCAACATCCCCACAACCAGCAACAACGGCGTTCCCCAGCTTCTCCACATCCGCCGCCTCCCTTTCCACATAGGAATCCTGCTTTCAGCCAGTTGCCACATTTGTCCAACAGCCTGAACAAGCCACCGTCCCCCTGGGGCCCAGCCAGCTACCAGAGCCCTTCTCCCTCCCCCGGCTCGTCCACCTCCTGGAGTCCCAGCGGTGGCTAtgggagtggtggtggtggctggGGAGGGTCTCAGGGCAGAGATTATCGTAGAGGGCTGAACGGTGGGATGACCCCCATCAACTCCATCTCTCCACTGAAGAAGACCTTCCCCAACAGCCATGTGGCTTCCCAGAAGTACCCCCGAAACAGCCCCGCAGGCTTCAACCCCAAGTCTTGGATAGATGAAGGAGTCGGACGAAGCGATAATATTTTTCCCTTTCAG GAACGAACCAGGTCTTTTGACAGCTTCAACTTGAACCCGCTGGAGAGTTCTCTGATCGACATTATGAGAGCTGAACAAGACACTCTGAAAG gtcGCCTCGGTTTCCCTCATCCAGCGGGGGACAACCCTCTGCCCCTCAATG GCCACTCATCTCTCTTCCCCATGGAAGATGGTTTCCCAGATGATGAGCGTGGCGATCAGGGTCTCATCGGCTTGGGCTCTCCACACTTTGCACATCAAAACGGGGAGCGCATCGAACGCTACTCACGCAAGGTTTTTGTGGGAGGACTTCCCCCGGACATCGATGAAG ATGAGATAACAGCCAGTTTTCGGCGTTTTGGGCACCTGTTTGTAGACTGGCCTCATAAAGCAGAGAGCAAATCCTATTTCCCCCCCAAAG GATACGCCTTCCTGCTGTTCCAGGACGAGAGCTCCGTGCAGGCTTTGATCGATGCCTGCATCGAGGAGGACGGCAAGCTCTACCTTTGCGTGTCCAGCCCCACCATCAAAGACAAGCCG gTCCAGATCCGCCCCTGGAACCTGAACGACAGTGATTTTGTGATGGACGGATCTCAGCCTTTGGACCCCAGGAAGACCATCTTTGTGGGAGGTGTCCCTCGTCCACTTCGTGCTG TGGAGCTTGCCATGATCATGGACCGCCTCTATGGTGGTGTTTGCTACGCCGGCATCGACACCGATCCTGAGCTGAAGTACCCCAAGGGAGCGGGGCGGGTCGCCTTCTCTAATCAGCAGAGCTACATAGCTGCTATCAGCGCTCGctttgtgcagctgcagcacgGAGAAATCGATAAACGG GTGGAAGTGAAGCCATACGTGCTGGACGACCAGCTGTGCGACGAGTGCCAGGGAACCCGCTGCGGTGGAAAGTTCGCTCCCTTCTTCTGCGCCAACGTCACCTGTCTGCAGTACTACTGCGAGTACTGCTGGGCCGCCATCCACTCACGGGCAGGCCGAGAGTTTCACAAACCGCTGGTGAAGGAGGGCGGCGACCGGCCTCGTCACATCTCCTTCCGCTGGAACTGA
- the cpeb4b gene encoding cytoplasmic polyadenylation element-binding protein 4b isoform X1, translating to MGDYGFGVLVQNNTGNKSAFPVRIHPHLQPPHHHQNVSQSPAAFINSTTATGNGTTGGSPWLFSASTTHNSVQDEILGGAEKPKTQQQEMQESQEKQQQLSPGGHQEGGSSGGIISELEKTRSDEVKTDNGVSEGSNGKEKQLRLESPVLTGFDYQETSGLGGTGPVQSSTTSSSLTGFNNWSAAIPTAPSTIINEDVSFFNPASANNGPLLFQNFSHHVSPGFGGNFSPQIGPAAALSQHHPAPPPHPHFQHPHNQQQRRSPASPHPPPPFPHRNPAFSQLPHLSNSLNKPPSPWGPASYQSPSPSPGSSTSWSPSGGYGSGGGGWGGSQGRDYRRGLNGGMTPINSISPLKKTFPNSHVASQKYPRNSPAGFNPKSWIDEGVGRSDNIFPFQERTRSFDSFNLNPLESSLIDIMRAEQDTLKGRLGFPHPAGDNPLPLNARNYSRRRGHSSLFPMEDGFPDDERGDQGLIGLGSPHFAHQNGERIERYSRKVFVGGLPPDIDEDEITASFRRFGHLFVDWPHKAESKSYFPPKGYAFLLFQDESSVQALIDACIEEDGKLYLCVSSPTIKDKPVQIRPWNLNDSDFVMDGSQPLDPRKTIFVGGVPRPLRAVELAMIMDRLYGGVCYAGIDTDPELKYPKGAGRVAFSNQQSYIAAISARFVQLQHGEIDKRVEVKPYVLDDQLCDECQGTRCGGKFAPFFCANVTCLQYYCEYCWAAIHSRAGREFHKPLVKEGGDRPRHISFRWN from the exons ATGGGGGATTACGGGTTTGGAGTCTTAGTTCAAAACAACACTGGCAACAAGTCTGCATTCCCAGTCCGAATCCACCCGCATCTGCAgcccccacaccaccaccaaaaTGTGTCGCAGAGCCCTGCTGCCTTCATAAACAGCACCACAGCCACAGGGAATGGCACCACGGGAGGCTCCCCCTGGCTTTTCTCTGCCTCAACCACACACAACAGCGTGCAAGACGAAatcctggggggggcagagaaacccaaaacacagcaacaggaaatgCAAGAAAGTcaagaaaagcagcagcagttgtcCCCTGGGGGTCACCAGGAGGGTGGAAGTAGCGGTGGGATCATCTCAGAACTGGAAAAAACCCGGTCAGACGAAGTCAAGACGGACAACGGAGTGTCTGAAGGAAGTAATGGAAAGGAGAAGCAACTCCGCCTTGAATCTCCTGTTCTGACAGGTTTTGATTACCAGGAGACGTCTGGTCTAGGGGGCACTGGTCCGGTCCAGTCAAGTACAACCTCCTCATCACTCACTGGCTTCAACAACTGGTCAGCTGCGATTCCAACAGCACCATCAACCATCATCAATGAGGACGTCAGCTTCTTCAACCCGGCATCTGCCAACAATGGGCCCTTGCTGTTCCAGAATTTCTCACATCATGTCAGTCCAGGGTTTGGTGGGAACTTCTCTCCCCAGATTGGCCCAGCTGCTGCATTGTCCCAGCATCACCCAGCTCCCCCACCACACCCCCACTTCCAACATCCCCACAACCAGCAACAACGGCGTTCCCCAGCTTCTCCACATCCGCCGCCTCCCTTTCCACATAGGAATCCTGCTTTCAGCCAGTTGCCACATTTGTCCAACAGCCTGAACAAGCCACCGTCCCCCTGGGGCCCAGCCAGCTACCAGAGCCCTTCTCCCTCCCCCGGCTCGTCCACCTCCTGGAGTCCCAGCGGTGGCTAtgggagtggtggtggtggctggGGAGGGTCTCAGGGCAGAGATTATCGTAGAGGGCTGAACGGTGGGATGACCCCCATCAACTCCATCTCTCCACTGAAGAAGACCTTCCCCAACAGCCATGTGGCTTCCCAGAAGTACCCCCGAAACAGCCCCGCAGGCTTCAACCCCAAGTCTTGGATAGATGAAGGAGTCGGACGAAGCGATAATATTTTTCCCTTTCAG GAACGAACCAGGTCTTTTGACAGCTTCAACTTGAACCCGCTGGAGAGTTCTCTGATCGACATTATGAGAGCTGAACAAGACACTCTGAAAG gtcGCCTCGGTTTCCCTCATCCAGCGGGGGACAACCCTCTGCCCCTCAATG CCAGGAATTATAGCAGAAGACGAG GCCACTCATCTCTCTTCCCCATGGAAGATGGTTTCCCAGATGATGAGCGTGGCGATCAGGGTCTCATCGGCTTGGGCTCTCCACACTTTGCACATCAAAACGGGGAGCGCATCGAACGCTACTCACGCAAGGTTTTTGTGGGAGGACTTCCCCCGGACATCGATGAAG ATGAGATAACAGCCAGTTTTCGGCGTTTTGGGCACCTGTTTGTAGACTGGCCTCATAAAGCAGAGAGCAAATCCTATTTCCCCCCCAAAG GATACGCCTTCCTGCTGTTCCAGGACGAGAGCTCCGTGCAGGCTTTGATCGATGCCTGCATCGAGGAGGACGGCAAGCTCTACCTTTGCGTGTCCAGCCCCACCATCAAAGACAAGCCG gTCCAGATCCGCCCCTGGAACCTGAACGACAGTGATTTTGTGATGGACGGATCTCAGCCTTTGGACCCCAGGAAGACCATCTTTGTGGGAGGTGTCCCTCGTCCACTTCGTGCTG TGGAGCTTGCCATGATCATGGACCGCCTCTATGGTGGTGTTTGCTACGCCGGCATCGACACCGATCCTGAGCTGAAGTACCCCAAGGGAGCGGGGCGGGTCGCCTTCTCTAATCAGCAGAGCTACATAGCTGCTATCAGCGCTCGctttgtgcagctgcagcacgGAGAAATCGATAAACGG GTGGAAGTGAAGCCATACGTGCTGGACGACCAGCTGTGCGACGAGTGCCAGGGAACCCGCTGCGGTGGAAAGTTCGCTCCCTTCTTCTGCGCCAACGTCACCTGTCTGCAGTACTACTGCGAGTACTGCTGGGCCGCCATCCACTCACGGGCAGGCCGAGAGTTTCACAAACCGCTGGTGAAGGAGGGCGGCGACCGGCCTCGTCACATCTCCTTCCGCTGGAACTGA